The Branchiostoma floridae strain S238N-H82 chromosome 3, Bfl_VNyyK, whole genome shotgun sequence genomic sequence GACCCAAAGGGCATCTTCAAATGAGCTAACAACGAAAAGATGGGCTCCTCCTTCCTCCCTCACCGCCCACCCTACCCTGCAGAAAGTGTTCCCGACTCTTCCTTTCTGCACTAGGCCTGATCATGAGTAGCCACATCATTGATAAGTCGTTACGCCCTGAACAGTAACAACTGAGACTGATCTTTAGCGGCTGTCTCACTGACGCTGCGGCACATTGGCAGCGTCGCTGCGgcctaaattggatttgtgcTCTCCTTGAActtgggaatatcatgcaaaatatacaaatatgaCTACAAAGAAAACGAAGCATACAAGCGTAAAATGATTCGTTTTTATCGTTAAAATTTGTCGAGCGCTTACACGAATCCAGTGCTCGGACACCAGCGAATGCCAACAATTGTAAGTTCTTTCCTCCGCATAGGCGCCCCCAAGTGAATTTTCAGCAGGGCACAAGTTTTCATTATACCACCAGCATATCTCTTGCACTGTGCATGCGTATAGCGCTTACAAAGGAAACTGCTCAGTAGTCTAAATGGAAAGGAGGTAAGCAATATATTGCAGCAAAGTTTGAATGGTACTAGGACGTATCCTGGTTAAGCGTTTGCCAATTACACCCCCGCTTAATACACAAAGGTAGACGTAATCAAAGGGCTTTTAGGGTTCAGACGGTTAAATTAGAACTTCATTTTCATTGAGCGCTACTGGTATCCCTGGAGATATCCGCTAAGGAATTGAAGCCTTGTCCACTGAATAGACATTACGTTGAGAACGGCACACGTAATTACTGGCTGGCTAATACTCAGTTTGCACATGTAACTTTGGCTGATTGCTTCTGGATTGTAAAATACACGATCATCTGTTTGTGCGTGTTACTAATAACCTGCGTTCATATTAGATATTCCGATGGGAAAGATATATACCCAAATTAAAAACCGTATCTCTTGTGAATAACAAGGTTCTTTGTACAAAAGCAGATGTGACCTTGTGTTACCTTTATCAGAACGGGTAATTCTGACAGATTCACATTGctctgcagcataggtgtcgctacAGATGCTATCCCAACCATACATCTATCCGTGAAGGTAGTCTATATcccgctgttgttgttttcagaaacactgtatttagggatatcaagtcaatggaaggtggttttaaattgcaatattgtaGAAAATTGCAATACAGTAGAAAATAAGCCTATTTTGTAGTTGGAGAACAGTGATTAATATTCTTCATAGTGTAATTGACCAATTCAGATGATGCTGATGCTGCTGTTACATACAAACTTGGGGCCGACCGGGCAGCCTTCGGGAACGACAGATAtgttataacataaaagacaaaaaaaaactgaaagtaAAAATATCAGTTATGAGCATAATTTGCATGTCTTCGTTGATAGACCCATTTGTATTTCCTtcccgcaaacatcccggccgggccacgGTTTTTAAAATGTGACGGTAGCATAACTGGTGAAAAGCCGTTAAATGCAGCCATCTTCTTTTGTATAAAACGGTCATAGTGATTTATTTCAGTGAACCTTAAATGAATTCTGTTTGGGATTGCAAGTGTGCTCACGTGTGGGTGACCTATTGTCAGCAATCAACGCCAAAAAAAAACGCAAATTCCCTCACAATGGTCACCGTTAAACGAGTTCTATATATTGTGGATTCGATGCGACGAAAGCATTACTAGGCCGTTCAAGCTGCCTTGTATGATAAGAATGAGGAACAGTTCAAGCGCTCCTGTGAAGCCACATTCCACTTGAAGGCGATCGCGCTACGATGTCGCTGTgtcatatatcttttttttgggggggggggggtatcatGCAAAAAGTAAAAGTATGGCTGAATAGACCGCATAACACACAAAGCGTTTAAAAGATTCGCAGGGCAGCCACAGCGAGGTCACCGCTGTAGTGGAATGGTAGTGAGGTGGACATTCTTCAGTCTGGACGAGAAGAAAATACGCAGACATTGGCTTAGTGAGCCTACGTTTTCAGACATATTACGGATTTCAAAACGGCTCCTTATTTCCCAATTGGTCGTCTACGCTGGTCTTCTGGAATTCTGCAAGTTTATCACGTTTCTTCGCGGCTCACATTTATAGTTGTGCGATGTAAATTGGTAACAATGATAATCAATGCTCCCACTGACGTTTTTGCGTAGAGTATGATTTCCTCCAGAAAGAATCGATAATCTGCTCCCTTCAAATCCACCTCCACTTATAAAGAATATTTAGAATTTGGTTGTTGTCAAAAGCTACCGTCACTATATAACACAAGCCTTATCATGCCATAACAACCAAAGGCGTTGATATAAATGTCACTTATTCACCACCAAGGTACTTTCAACAATAACAGATCACATTTTCGGTGACTGTCACCATACTCATTGTAATACCGACTGGTTCTATtacgcactgcagctaggtgtcgctgctaacaatgcggtcccaaacgtgaagTATTGTAATAAATACAAAGATAATTGTTATCCAGCAGTATGAAGACAGAGAGCAAATTGTCAGTACATTCTTAAAAATGCAGTCCCGAGCGAAATTTTAATCGTGTTATTCTCTTGTCTCAGATTGGATCTTCGGAGATGTCGTCTGCAAGCTGTCTCCCTTCATGCAGGGGGTGTCTGTAGCAGCCTCCGTCTTCACACTGGTTGCCANNNNNNNNNNNNNNNNNNNNNNNNNNNNNNNNNNNNNNNNNNNNNNNNNNNNNNNNNNNNNNNNNNNNNNNNNNNNNNNNNNNNNNNNNNNNNNNNNNNNTTTATCTGATGTATATGTGTATGCTTTAATAACACCATATCCCCTTAATGACAGAAGATCAGAATCTGATTATTTAGATatgtgatataacgttaaagcCCCTCGTTAACTATAACTCATTTCCACGGTTATGTGTCCAGTTGATTTCAAACATGTGTAAAACCCGTGGGGGAAACAAGTTACGTGTTGGTCGGTTGGCGTATCATTGATTTCTGtgaccttaaagtttgtatttagGTATAATTACAACGTGTCCATGTCTCAAGGGATGTAATACACTTTTCTGTCTCTCATGACTTACAATGTAAGTTACATGAATTTATGTGTAAAGTGTTATCTCCTTTGTCAGCCTTTCTGTATGTGATCCTATGGATACATAGTGTGTTCATGTGCAGTATGCATGGTGACatttactcaaacaactgggtAGAACGGAATACGGACGTTGCGTTTGGGCAGTAGCAATTTCGAGGTACAGGGTTTTAAACCCAAACTCTGAATTGCCATGCTGTTGAGGTGAAGATAGGGGCCCGCCAGGCTGTTTGTGATAACGTAGGCATTACCTTGCTTTTGCTTTGGTTCCATTTGCACCTTAAGGGGTGTATccccgaccgggccccgatGCCACAAATTTGGCCCAGTTGACTGCCGGGTACCACGGAAGTACTTCTCGGTGTGCTCACTATTAGCTTACGGCGtcatttgttaccgggtcccgggttgattttaagtccAAGTTAAAAGCAACCCGGAGCCCGGTTGTGCCCAAAGATACGCCGTTAGCCGTAGGGTCCcaatgtgaaaaaaacacctcgtaaactgcccggcagggcccctttttcaaTAGTGACCAAAGCATTACCTAGATGCCTACCTTCATTGACGATTGATAACTTTGATTGCTGAAATAACATTGCGTTTGCCTTGAAGGTACGTTGCTGTTGTTCGAGTCCCCAAGAGTACGATAGATGGAAAGCAGGCAGCCGGTATTATCCTCTTCATCTGGATACTTTCTGCGACTCTCGCCATTCCACAGGTTTGGATTCTTCAGATTATTGCAACTTTCTGTGATTGCTACATTTATATAAGCATAAGCTAATGCCACAACATTCACACTCCAAATCTAATGTGAGAGCTCGAAAGATAAGCAACATGGGCTAAAAAACGAGATGcctgaattttcaaaatagagatcataaatgtttttcttcctgtattcaagaattGTGGTTGTCTAGTATCACTACACTCAAGCCAGAGAGGAACCAAATTTCCtgctttttccaaaatcaggCTAAAATTGATACGAGTGGCAAACCACAAAATTTACATGCTACAgcgtctctctctctgtataaatgtatgtttgcgtgtgtgcgtgtgtgtgtgtgagtgtctgtgtgtgtgtgtgtgtgtgtgtgtgtgtgtgtgtgtaggtgcgTATCCGAATATTTGTGGTCGGAATATATTGGAAATACGAGGGTCAGTGTTGATTTTGGGATCCCTGGTGTGTAACctttgcagcagaacttccggtttttgcatcttttgtccGAGACATCCTTTTTGTTGATGGCAGGTAGTTTTTGATGTATGGAAGAAGTTGTGTGTAGATTTGCCTCCCCCCTAACAGGTTGCTAAGATGAGGACATTTTGCTGTATGAAGTACTTTAAAGAAGAATAACTAAACAAAAGATCAATTAATTTCGATATGCAGGTATGATATTCGGTATGCAGGTAGTTTAAGTAGAGAATAAATGACATAGGTTTTGACCCCTAGTTTTGTAGGTAGTGCATTGAAACAAAACGATATGTGTTAGGATTTGAATGGCGTGACTGAAGAATCTACGTATGACTTGTTCAGTGATCCTTTCTCCTGACATGTAACCGTTGTTTTCTATTGGTGCGATAGGCGGTGGTGTTGGAGACAAGGTCTGTGGAATACTCCAGTGTTCCAGTCTTGACCTGTCAGGAGCAGTGGCCAAGTATCACATACCGCCGGGTCTACACCGTAGCCCTGTTCCTGGCCCTCTTCTTCACCCCGATGTCCATCATCTGCTTCATGTACGTCAAGATCTCCAAGAAGCTCTGGCCCGACCAGGGCTCGGAGGGCGGGACGCCGCGATCCTCCGCCAGACGTGCGGGGACGGCCGACCGCGACTCCCGAATGATCTGGATCGTCAAGATGCTGCTGATCGTCGTCACCCTGTTCGCTGTCAGCTGGCTGCCTCTCCACGTGGTCACCATCGTCGGAGACTTCGGAGACCTTAGCAGCTGGCACGGGACCGTCCTGTACGACTACATCTACCCTGTGGCGCACTGGCTGGCCTACCTGAACAGCTGCATGAACCCTATCGTCTACGGCTACTTCAATAAGAACTTCCGCCGCATGATGAACGAAGACAACAAAAAGCAGGGGACCTCCAGAAAGGCTGACGGAAAACTAGGCGTACACCAGACACACATCGAGATGACAGACAGATCGGTCTTTAACTGCACCACTCCCGGTACCCTCCGTTCCGTGGTGACCATCCAGAGCTCTCCCAGTAGACTATGAACCCTAcccaaaatacagtcaaacacaCATGTAGCAGACCAACCGCCCAAGGAACCGAGGAAAGTAGTTGCTGATGACAGGTGGTTAACGATATAGAAATAAAGGACGGGACCGTTTTGATCAGACTTGTGACTGCACCAGGTTTGACTTAGAATTGTCCCTTCCCTGAGACTACCTAAACACGACAAAGAACCAATGTGCTGCCACACGGTTCACTTGAATTGTCAGGCATCCTTAGAATCGGCAGACCGGAGGTGAACAATAAAGCATAGGCCAAGCAGCGTATATCCTACTCTACGTTTTGTAAGAAGAAGCAGTCAAACGTTCGTCATACTCTAGTTTTGTTTGATATCATGAAAGATGTCGTCATTTGTTCTTCTAGTTCATCCAGATCTTTTCATACTAATGATTCGGTGTTTTCAgggtatttgaaaaaaaaactaatccATCGTACATAATTCCTTGTATAGTTGACCGCTTTGATCCTAAAATCAAGAGAGTCCCAGTCGTCGGCGATAAACCCACTGTTTGCTTTGAACCCCATACCACCAATGCAGTGACCAACGACCACGCTGCGTcctaaatttgacagagatCTCTACGAAATTCATATAACCTTCAGATACAAACTATTGATTCtatgctttgtttgttttggtgtctTGTCAGTCAAACTTTAATAAAAATTCTGCCtaatattccaattatgaaattaaAGGGTTATAGAAATCCAATCTATGTCGTAGCGCGATCGCTGCCTAGTCGAATTGGAGACCACCATCTTCTCGGAAGAAAATGGCAGTAGCATCTACTGCCTTCTTCCAGCTGTTACCCCGTCTCCTCATAATTCTGTATTTGTAAATTCTTTTCAATTTACTCGAGAAACGTCAATCTGATATGGTTATTTGTTCTCTGTCCGTCTTATGATTGTTTGATTGTGAAGTAGGATCAGGAATACTAGGAACACTTCTGATAGCGTCTGTGTTCATTGGTAAAGGTATCttcttgttgtttgtttcatataacgttactaataCAAAGGATGTTATACGGGAATATTGTGTTGATTGTGGGTGTCAACATTTCGTTTcatattgaaatgaaatgaaaaccaGAAAACCATTGTGAGACTTGTACTGCACTTTCAAGTTCTGGAGGATTTAATTTGTCTATTGTGTCTGCCATGCACGTTGTATAATCTGTGAAGTCTTCTATTAAATCACCTATATGTCACTACAATATACCATGTTTCCCTCAGATGACAACtaattgatatttgtttttgtttgtagagCTGAGTTTCAGTGATATTTTGCTCAATAAAGCATTTAAGTGTGATTCAATCCTTTTAGCGTATGTATTTTTGAATACATGTTTGCAGTTCCAAGACCGTAGGGCGTCGTTAAATACCATAAGACCGCTTCCTTTGAGAGTGCACTTCAAATATGTGTGAAAAGGTCTTTTGAAGTACAAAGGTCTTTTTCTTTTGGAGTGTTTGTAGCAGCAGTTCAGTGGGCAGCAAAATTTACCATCATTCTCCTCCTGTCTTCCATATCTACCTTCTTTCTCTGACGTACAGATGTTTCCTTCTTCTTGCAGCATCATTTCATTTCACCTATCTCGCGTGGTATATCCTCTATATGAATGGCTCTGTATTGAGCAGGTTACCGTCAAATCTACAAAGAAACGATTGCCATCAAATCTTATTACAAGTATTGCCACACTTTCCACAGCAAGGCTGAACCACGGAAAGCTGGAGGACAGCCTGCCCGGGCGGGCAGTGCTCGGGAGCGCTTAGCTGGTAAAACGACACAAAATAACATGACGGAAATATGAAAATAACTGTTTGATTAATGTAGAAGAAACAGTGCTAGTGAAACAGCACGGTAAGAGACTCCTCAGCCCACTAACTAGGGGACAACATCTTTTATATCTTACGCACACATATAAATTAAGACAAACTGAGTCTTGGTAAGTTAAGGTTGTGGTAAAGGCACCAGTCCAACCTATCGTCTCATGTGTCCGAAATGTCACTGGTTCAATAGAAGTTGTGATATGAGTGTCTTTGGGGAAGAGGGCGCTGTAACTGCACAGTACAATTCTGTAAGCGTACTCATAACGACCCGTTTCTGAAATCTACACAATAGACACGTTTCACTATTTGTCGTCTGTCTGCTAATAGCGGCAAGGTCGCCAGTGTCAAGTGCAAGATGGCGGCAGGCTCCACTCTGACATCCCAGCAGCTGGGATCGAACCTGACCCGTATTCAGTCATTCTCTTTGAACAAACGTGAAAAGTTCTAATGTCAGTCAGGTGTGACCCGGAGTAAGCAATCTCAGGTATTTCTCACAGAAAAATGCATCCTTGGAGACCCCTTTCGTTGAATTGGTATAGTCCTGCCAATCGTTGCTTCATGATCGAAAATGGAAGACATCATTTGAAGATAAGGGGTCATGTATAACACAAATTGTTAACACCATTCCTAGACCCAATGGCTATCATGAAGAATGCAATCTCTGAAAAGTGCAATGATCTACGCTTAAAATCTTGACGTAATAAGCTGTAATTTGTAGGTCGTGGCCTACTAATATGTTTTCTTGTTGGGTAAATGTCGTCTGAAATGAAGTCGCCTTTCTTGTTAAAAAGTCTGTGTAACAATGATGGGAAGAGGCCACTTGTGTGCTCAAAAAGCTGTAAAAGTGCCAGGAAACACGGGAAATCCGGGTCAGAGTTGACCTCCAATAACGGCCGCTAATATATTTTTAgttgaagtttgaaaaatgaGGTGGCAGTTTTGGACGTTCTGCGGTTCCGCGTTGTCAGCAGAGACATGCAGATAAAGTAGCATATCTCATCCCATCTCATCTATCCCTTTGTCTAATATTTTGACCACGGTTTTCTGAGCTTTACTTGCTTACTGTTTTACATCTACAAGTACGTATTGCTTTCTTACAATGGCGCTGTTCACAAGAAATAACCTCGCATCCTTTGCTCTGATGGCCTCAATCAGTCTTCTTGTAGGTATTAatgaacgctatcaaacactttctaagaatccgtcaaaacgtgccagctgacagtctacaagccgacgccctatcttgtcaattacaactagatgcaaatggaaacaagtgctgggcgtccggcgttcgtaagatactggaggaatgcggttttgcctacatatggagatctcagatatctctaggaacaaacctattacctataaccaacgccatcagccaacgattaaaggatatttatattcaaacatttaaagctgaaatacacaatgacaaccgggacaaatctttcggtaacaaattacgaacctatagattattcaagactatttataaagaagaagaatatctgatggtgaaaaacatacaacacagagtggctgtcactaaactccggattagttgccacaagttacatatcgaaactggaaggcacaaccgcacccctctgcagcatagagtctgccaattttgtgatttgcaacaagtagaagatgaacagcattttattttacactgtaaactgtaccataatgaacggattgtgctttatgaatatataagaaaagagttcccatattttgaacaccttaatgcaacggataaatttctatttttgatgcgcctagacaaaccctgtatatcaaacattatctgttcctatatctacacctgtacaaagaagcgagaagatgtcgaccatcctgttagcttagtaccttcagctagttaattgtatcttgttgtttttgcatatgtttgttatgtctgttatcagtcatgtctgttatcagtgacctgtacctagcccgtcgaggcatgaatgtacaataaaggtctttcattcattcattcaacgaAAGCCTTGCCTTATCAGAGGGAAGTAACATCAAACAGGAAGCCGTGTCATACTGGATGGATAACGGGTGTAACTTCCCTCCGCGCACGTTCTACAATGGGGACAAGTTTGACGTTTGCGACCGGCCGTACCGCGCGGGAGAGAGACTGTCCGGACTCTGTAGGTTCTTTTACGAAGTATCCAAAGACCTTTGTTATGCCGCCTCGGGAGAGTCTGAAGACGCCCAAATGCTGGAGATGCTGGACAGCTACATCCTCGTCCTGGACAACAGTCGCCTCTGTCACATCTTCCTCTCCATGGATAGAGAAGGGATCATGCCTGATGTGAACGATTTGACCAAGAGCTGGTACAAAAAGGTACCTTTCTGGCGAATTCACTCGCTTTACTACAAATTtcttgtactacatgtagtaacttCTGCAAACTTTAAAAGCCCATTACATGTATTAGAACGATATAGCGGTTGTACATGTCATTCCCATGCTGCTGACATGTCGTTCTCGAGAACATTTTCATGTCGGGGCCAAAATCTATTTCGCGAATTTCTGCTATTTGTCCAACAaactatggagtctggtagataATTACCCCATCTGTCGCGGTCTGCAGATCAAAACACTCTTAATGTGCTTCAGTCTTACAGAGGCTGGGTGGCTTCTGAATTAAAACGACTCGCCATTTGATCAGATACCCCAACCTTCTTTACATCAAACATCATACTCATTGGCATCAAACATCAAACTCATTGGCACTCAGTCAACATTTCATGAATACAGTCGTGACCGCTTCATATCGCAGCACAAGTACACATAACGTTAGAACATATCTCGTTGTTAAGATTTTGTGAAAGATCTCAACCCGCCTTTCTTTGAAAGTGCAATTACTATCTCAATTGAAATCGTAATCCCCAAGGGAGAGACAGAAATTAAAGTGGATTGCAGTGTCATGATATTGAGCTTCTGGTACTGGTTCATAGAGTAGTGTATATGTCTTTTGAGAGACAATGATTCAGATAAATTCCCTTTGTACAGttctttttttagatttttctgTTAGATTATGAAATAGACAACGTCCCAACATGGGGCTACTGCTACAAGCCTAGATGATATTTAACGTTACAAATGATACGTTGTTTGGGCTGAACTGTTAACCATAACTGTTCATACTAATGACATACTAATGGTACCTCGAGCTACAATCAACGTACCATAACTGTCATCAGGTTCTCCTTCGTTCCACAGTGATTACTTACAGGCGCAGCCGTCAATAAGGCCGTGTGCATGTCTCTGCTACACTAGTCTCTTTTCTACCTACGAGAAGGGGTACACCTCCAATGGGTGTACTGTTTTGGTTGTGCATGTGTGTTCGCACCAATATCCATGATCACTTTGATGAATTTTTATGAATCTCGGTATGTGAGAAACATGGCAATTTTGGGACCCCTAGCAGCATACTATTATCGATCAGCATAATGTTCTACCACAGTATCAGTATGCACAGTTAGATTGTCTTTattgttaggccatgttgatttgattatatggatgacatcctc encodes the following:
- the LOC118412513 gene encoding neuropeptide FF receptor 1-like, yielding MSIICFMYVKISKKLWPDQGSEGGTPRSSARRAGTADRDSRMIWIVKMLLIVVTLFAVSWLPLHVVTIVGDFGDLSSWHGTVLYDYIYPVAHWLAYLNSCMNPIVYGYFNKNFRRMMNEDNKKQGTSRKADGKLGVHQTHIEMTDRSVFNCTTPGTLRSVVTIQSSPSRL